In Camelina sativa cultivar DH55 chromosome 17, Cs, whole genome shotgun sequence, the genomic stretch GACGTCAGCAATGTAGGCAATTTAGCAAACATACAAAAGAAACTGTAACAGTTGAACATCACGGGGATCTTCAGTCTCCTAGTTTAAATGCCAAGAATGGATAAAAGAGAATACAAATTCGCATGTATACATTTTTCCTTCTACTATCCTCTTCATACCCAGTACACACTGAAAGAAAATACTGAAAATCTAAAAGCATATAGCATTACAAGATAGCACACCTTGATTTAGCAGTCGGCAGCAATTTGGCATAACTTGCAAAAAAGGAACCAACTTTTGTCTCTCTTGCAATAACTCAGTCAAGTACCTAAATAAGAaggtttaaaaacaaaaacgtaagTTTCACTGGACGCTGACATTTGTGTGTATTGTATCGACACAACACAATCGAGTGGTTCACATTTGAAGTCGTCACACCACTCAAATGTAAAAATAAACTTCCAAAAATACATCAGTAAGTTCATTTCCAAAACATAGCGTTCTTGTTAAAACCCTTTAGAGTTCATTGTTTAGAATGACTAATAAGTGAGCAAATGGAGTAAAACTGTTAAAAAGGCGACATTTTGAGGTGAGCCTATGATTGAGAAATTGGATCTGCGtgaacaaaatcatattttttaacaCTCAATCCAATCAGAGGGACCAATCACAAGCACGCAGACACTTAAAATGCTTAAGTAAAGCAGCAAAGTCCATAAGAAACCGATCCacacaatgaaaaaaaaaaaagctcacacAGATTCATAtgaacagagaaacaaaagtgGATAAAAGAAGTGgagaaagaaggagaaaccTGTCACGATCAGAGGGAGGACAAGGGGATCGATTGGGAGAAGCACGGAATCCAGAAAGTGGAAACTGGAAGAAACTACCAGGAGAGATCCTCTCTTCCATGGCCACGAAACCACCGCCGGATTCCATCATCTAAAAAAATCCACTTTAAGATTGTTAACAACCGCACAAATACTGACAAACAGATAGAGAGAAAGGTACAAAAAGACTGACCGGGGGAGAAtagtgaagagaagaagaagcggcgGAGGATCTGACGCCGATCTCAAGGTAGAGAAAGGCGTATACTTTGGGGGGGGGGGTAAGAAGTAGGTGTGGACTGTGTAGAGTGGCTacaagcaaaagagagaagaaggaagaagaaggaagggaGTCAAAAGCCCTACGCAGCACGATAATgagagtctctctctctatctctatctcacCGCATTTTcgatattttctatttttgtcgtttttttgtttccttttttttcttcttttcgaGATTTGtgtgatctttttttcttatttacgaTTCTTCCGTTTTTTCACATTTCATTGGGCCTTAGGCCCACTAAATTATAGGCAATTCTCGTTAGCGCCAGTGTTGGCGAATATACATTTTTACTTAGGtagataaatacaaatattttatccTGCCAAATGGTAAGATAAATTTAgtcaaataaatatttgaattatcattttattaCAATCTACtcgaatatattattttacctAAATACGTACATTCAAATTAATAGTGGTTACTCCGCTGACTTTTATAGTGGAGTAAAAGTCTTcgtcttgtttttgtttacttatttattaGAATAGTAAATCTCAAGGTTGTGGGTATGGATGGAGTATTGAGGATTAATTTGTGGTACGTTAAAGTCTACACACGAATAAATATAGTATATGTTCCACGTACCGTACGTTGGAGAAAATGAGAACAGAATAATATTTCTTCAAAATCCGACTCACGGATGACGTAATTAAGAAGAGCCATAATTTCTAACGCTTAAATAAAATCTCTCGAGAGGCTCTCTACACTTGTGTCATTCGTGAGTCGGATTTGTACAGTTGGTCATATGAAATTTCGAAGCAAATTAAAGATCCGATGAGAtacatttttacaaaagaaGGACGttatttctatattatatacttttttttttttttttgaaaatttgtgaattttcattgAAGAAAAGGATTGTAGGGTACTACAATAATTGATATACATAATAGGCCTTGccaaacaaaattagaaaagcaAGGGCTAATTGAAGAAAACACGAGTGTACAAAATTACTCGTTACAGGTGCTTCAACTATTGTTCCAGAAGATCCTTGAAGTTTTTCCGATGACCCTTTGCGAGAATGGCGTCTCTGACTTGTCTATCCAGAACCTTGAATTGTATATGTACTGGTGTGAAGTCGTTATTGTGCAGCCGGTTATTCCTTTCATTCCACAAGGTGTAAATAACAGCTTGTGCAACTAGCCTCCTTAATGTTTGAGTAGATATAGCGTCTGAACAATCCAACCAAGCCAAAAGAGCTTCCCACGTTTGAAACACAAAGGGTCTGTACCCTAGCCGTTTTGTAACCTCAGCCCATAACACCTCACTATAGTCACAATGAAGGAATAGATGGTCCCTGGTTTCAGGATAGAGCCTGCATATGCAACAAGAAGTATCGATCTGCATTCCCCAGGTCGCCAATCGAGTTCTCGTTGGGAGTCGGTCTAGATGGGTGATCCACAGAAGAAACGCATGCCTTGGGATAGCTCCTTTGTACCAGACTTGCTTTGACCAGGTTACGGCCCCTTGTCTGTTTCGGAGAACCTCCCAGGTTTTCTGAATATTGAAAGTGCTTGATCGCTCACCTTCAATTTGCCAGAGGAAAGAGTCCGGTTCAGTTGTCGAAGCTGGAAGCGGCACTGTTGTTAAGTGAATGTGTAGTTGCTCTGCTTGTGGCGATCGAGCTGGTCTTAGCCTCCATGACCTCGGAGAGCATGCCATGGCTACAGAACAGTGTAAAGGAATCCCAGTTTGACTTGGTCCCGTTGGTCCCAGGAAGTTGATGAGCAGCCCAAACGGCGTCCACCAATCATGCCAAAAGCTTACCTGTTTCCCATTTCCCACCTCAGATCGTAAGAACCGACTTGCCAGGGGACGCAGTTGCAGAAGTGTTTTCCACGTCCAGGATGTCTGTTTCTTAACATCTATCAGCCAAAAGACCCCATCTTTGATCTTATTATTTCTTAGCCATTTTGCCCAAAGCGAGTCTTCTGCAGAGAACAGCCTCCAAGTCAACTTAAGACAGAGGACTTTATTCCACAATGAGAAGCATCGTAGACCCAGACCTCCTTCCTCCTTAGGTAGACATATCAATTTCCAGGCTACTTTTGCGTGGGGTTTCTTTGTAATATCCCCAGACCAAAGAAATCTAGCGCATAGGCTCTCCACTTGTCTGATGCAggcttttggtaaaataaacGCTGATGCCCAGAAATTTATCGTACCATATATAACTGTTGAAATCAACTCCCTTCTCCCCGCATATGAGAGTGCTCTGGCGGACCAACTAGTAAATCTCGAGGTAATCTTGTCAATCAGTGGCCCATAGTCTGCTACACGCAGCTTCCTGTGCATAAGCGGCAAGCCCAGATATCTGATAGGGAGTGAACCGAAGCTGAATCCAAGGGAAGCAATCCTATTGGTTTCAGTTTGGTTCACTCCTGCAACAAACAGATCCGTCTTTGTCTTATTCATAGAGAGTCCAGAGATATCAGCAAAACCTTGGAGAGCCCGTGTGATGTTATCCAAGGAGTCTTTTTGACCATCAAAGAAGATCATGATGTCATCCGCGAAGGCCAGGTGGGTTACTTGAGGGTTTTCAGCGTTAGGATGATGACCAATGAGACCTCTGTTGTATGAGCTGTTTAGGATTTGCGTGAAAACCTCCATAGCCAGAGTAAACAGGTAGGGAGATATGGCGTCACCTTGTCGAAGACCTTTTGCACCCCTAAAGAAGCCACATGATTCACCATTGATAGAGACTGAGAAACGAGGAGTCGTGATGCATTCAGTGATGAGTCTGACAAAATGCTCAGGGAAGTTCAGTGCCTTCAGCGTATTGATAATGAACTCCCAGTTAACAGAGTCGAAAGCCTTTTTGAGGTCCACTTTAAGCATTCCCCTTGGAGAGATATTCTTCTGATTATATCCTTGAACCAGTTTCGTAGCTAATAGCACATTTTCAACCAAGAGGCGACCCGGGATGAATGCAGACTGGGTGTTGGCGATGAGCTCAGACAGAACCGTCTTTAGCCTGTTAGCCAGAAGCTTTGATTCTACTTTGTATATCGTATTGCAGCAGGTAATTGGTCTAAAGTCTGACATCCGTGAAGCATTTTGCGATTTTGGGATGAGTGTGAGAATGGTAGAGTTCCATTGCTTGAGGATACAACCGGAATTGAAGCATTCCAAAACCGCAGATATGAGATCAGATCCAACAACTTCCCAGTGAGCTGTGAAGAATTCTACAGGGTAGCCATCTGGTCCAGGGGCCTTGTTTTTCGGAAGGGAAAAGACCACTGTTTTGATCTCCTCTGGCGTTACGGGAGCAGAAAGGACTTGTAAGGCCTGTACAGAGCATCTCTGAGGAAGAAGCTGCCGGAGCTCCTCAACAGAAAGGGGTGTTGCGTTTGATCCGGAGCCTAGGGTATTCTGAAAGAACTCAACAGCTAAGTTCTGGATACCTACCTTTGTGTCGACGATACGGTCAGTTTCGTCAGTGAGAAAGAGGATTTGATTCTGAGCTTGTCTAGATAGCACCACCCTGTGAAAGAACTTTGAATTCTTGTGACCCTCTTCAAGCCAAAAAATCCTTGATTTCTGTCTTAAATAAGTCTCCTCTGCTTTTGCCAATAAACACCAGGTTTGATGTgcttgtttttctctttgcatTGCTTGGTCCGATTGATCACTTAGCAGGATTTGCTGACAGGCAAGAAGATCCTCATAAGCTTGGAGCACTCTCTTTTCCAAGTCTGAGTAGTTATTTTTCCTGAAATCACTGATAGCTGCTTTGAGTTCTTTCAGCTTCTTCGAGAATTTCAGCATTCTTGAGCAATCGAAGTTTAGAGCTGTCCACCATGACTGGATAAGGGGTGCAAAATCCGGGTGTTGATTCAACATGGTCAGGAATTTGAAAGGCAAATTGATCTTCGGCTTGTTGATATCTAGAAAGAGACAACAAGGGCTGTGGTCTGAGAAGCCTGGTTCCCCAAAAACTCCCAGAGATTGCGGAAAAGCAGACATCCAGTCGCCATTTACCAAGATACGGTCCAACTTCTTCGTGATCACACCGGAGTCTTGCTTGTTTGACCATGTGTATGTGTTACCACAATACGGGAGGTCAGAGAGGTATGAGTTGACTAGGGCTTGACTCATTTCTCGCATTGCTCTGGTGTACGTATTGAAGAGTGGATTTGAGTGTTCGTGGGGATGCAGGACTTGATTGAAGTCCCCAAGAACAGTCCAAGGTTTGTTCAGAAGCTCAGGTGAGGCTGCAAGAGTTTGAATTTCTGACCACAGAAGCTTCCTCTCTTCACCACTGCTCGAAGACGCATAAACAATAGATACAACTATCTCCCTCTGCATAAAAGGCAACTGCACCAAACAGACAATCATCTGAAGTGATTTAGACAAAATTTGCACCTTTACCGTAGGATGCCAGATTACCCAGATCTTCCCAAGGTCTGAGTAGTCGTTATTATCCGCAAAACACCAACCCGGAGCCacagaagaacaaaaacgaTGGGTTTTCTCCGGTCTTACATGAGTTTCTATTACACCGCCAAAAAGAGGTTTATGAACCTTTAGCCATTTTCTTAGGCTTCTCCGCTTTACAGGGTCGTTTAGGCCTCTTACATtacgacaaaaaatatccataaatGAAATATTGGGTTAGAGGTTTAAGGGGCCTCCAGCCCTTACTCGAGagtccttcttcttcctcagccgCTTGGAGATGACCTTGAGGAAGCGGTCAGAGTCCTCATCAGGATTGTCATCATCTCCGGAAATAGAGTCATTATCTGACAGTTCCCCCTCCTCTCTAGCCAACTTCTCACTTGGTGACAGAAGAGAGAATAGGCTTGCAGTGAAGTCAACACAGAGTTTACCTTCATCAAGGTTCAGCTGATAGTCTTTGGAGATCTTCTGAGGAAGATAGTTGTTCTCCTTACTAGAGTGTAACTTTCTGTTACTTGGTTCGCCAGCAAGAGCCTCAGCTTGTCGTGGCTTGTTCAGTACATGACTCGAGGGAGGTACTGAGGTCGCAGATATGGCTTTGACTTTGTTTGCAGCAGAGGGTATGGCATTTACTTCGACAATAGGCAGTTGACTCTGAATAGGTGTCTTACCagcttgtttttctttctttgctctAGGGCAATTCGCCGTGGAATGCTTGACCGAGCCGCAGAGCGTACATAAGGGTGGGGCACTTGTACAGCGGGATACAGTGTGGCTTACTTTTTTGCAATGACTACATAGAGACGGCAGCCATGGGCTAGATACTTGGATTCGTTTAATCTGTCCGGATTCGAACCTTGCATTAACAGCTTCTGGCAGAGGCTTGCGAGGGTCGATAACAGTGTAGACTTTAGCGACTTCTATGTTAGTTAGCTTTTCTGTGTGCGGGTGAAGATATACCGGATGTCCAACTAATCCTGCAATGTGTTCGAGCCCTTCCCTGTTGAAGAATTCAAGAGGAACTCCACGAAATTCAAGCCAAACCGGAACCAGGGTCAGTTCAGGCTTTCTTGGGGTGATGTCTGGGGTCCACTTGGCTACGAACATTGTCTGCCCGTCCACCTGCCAGAGACTTTGGCTGAGTATTCTCCTCCGCGCATTCGGACAAGGAACCCTAAACAGAAACGAGTGCCCTTCCAGTTTTGAGACTGTTATGTCTCGACGCTGTTTGCTCCAAATCCCATTTACTATAGCATGGACTGCACCTCTAGCAGGGGGTTCTTCGTAGAACTGCCCTAATATGAAGCTATCCCATGCCTTCTTATTCTTTTCAATGACCGAATTTGGGATAGTAACACATACTTCACCAGATTCAAGCGTGTAAGGGGTACCTTTCTTCTCAAGCTGAATCGAGTTACCGGCAACCAAAGCCTTCCATGATTGGTCGTCACTAGTGCGGGGAGCTCCAGGAGGTGGAACTGCCCTGGTCGGATCTGAGGCGGTGACAGTTTGCGCTTCATCTACACCCAGATTTGCAGTCGGAGGTACAGTTGCCAAAACGTTGGTCACTGTAGCTTCGTTTCTAGATTTTGGGGATCTAGGGATTTCGATTGCCGCAACTTTATCCACCAGGTTGTTGGATTTGCAGGAACCAATTGTTTTATCTTTGGCTGACTCATTATTGATGCCAGGCAATTCAATTACCGGAGAGCAGATGGAAGTTTCCCCAGCTGAGTTTGGAGATTCAGGCGGGGCAGATGAAGAGGATTGCGATTGAGAGGAGGCAGGATGGACGGATCCAGTGGAGATATCGCCGGGgggtttctttttgtgtttgcttttgcCCATAAGGGGCGGTGACGGCCTACGCCGAAATCGACGCAGGTGATTGGAGAAAGACGAAGATTGCGTTTTGGGAGAGAAAGTCAGAGAAAAGTCTTTAATTAGCAATGGctctttattatttctttttcttctatattatatacttataagaGTAGGCCGCTTGTGTTGTGGTGACGACAATATATACATAACAAACGTTCTTTCTATACATCGAGTTTGGTTGCTCTTCCAATACCCACtcaataaaatataagatagacgactttttttgttattccaAATATTGCTCTATCAAAATTGGATAGGTAGAGATTTACAGCTCAATTGCCTGCCTAGTCATGcttatatagaagaaaataagaaatgcACGAGGCATGCTTGTGCTGTGGCCCTTGAGGCACGAGACTTCCACAGTGCTCAATTCTTCTTTCTTGGGATCaaaggtatatatattgttttttttaaaaaaaaaaaacataatttatatttctataCTCAAACCTTACGgcattacttatatatatacaacatgcAACTGAATGGAACAACCCAACAAGGCAACCGTTCTTCATTGCTCAAACTCAAATTTCAGTTTCACCAACATGAAAAAGTCGTGTAAAAGCAAGATACCAACATGGAATACCTTATCTCGTCTCCTCCATGACCACAAACACACGCACTCCCATAACCAAGTGTTCATCAATTTCCGCGGAAAGGAGCTACGCTGCAGCTTCGTGAGCCACCTTGTTGACGCCTTTAAAAGACATGGAATCAACTTCTTCATAGACAAAGACGAACAGAAGGGGACACACCGCAAGCATCTCTTTGCGAGGATCAAACAGTCGAGGATGGCTCTGACTATATTCTCAAAAAGGTACGCAGAGTCACGCTGGTGCCTG encodes the following:
- the LOC104759133 gene encoding disease resistance-like protein CSA1; this encodes MKKSCKSKIPTWNTLSRLLHDHKHTHSHNQVFINFRGKELRCSFVSHLVDAFKRHGINFFIDKDEQKGTHRKHLFARIKQSRMALTIFSKRYAESRWCLNELAKIKKRAGKRKLQVVPIFFKVKAESVRYQKAEFGRNFWRLAKNSSGEQIKTWKEALESVSDKMGLSLRDNSSEADFIEEIVKEVKRVVAV